Proteins from one Penicillium digitatum chromosome 2, complete sequence genomic window:
- a CDS encoding Sucrose/H+ symporter, plant, whose protein sequence is MSSHIKFAEATFEKASKDRIRGLGQENGSAQRASSPGSEIVYPTGWRLMFTATGLLIGFFLSNLDVTIVSSALTGITDDLEGFEKRSWIITGYLATYTGSMAIWTKVSDIVGRKQTTIAALVILLAFSIGCGFAQTVNQLITFRALQGIGGAGTYALTILCVYEIAPKTKLPIYSSLMSFCLVFASLIGPIIGGALAEDSTWRWTFFVNAPLCVIAMVVIIVAMPKHFGLDQHTPSFRTRASYRSFANLDILGSLLMMAGSFLIVAVLNETNLAFSWSSRDAIALLVLTGVSWIAFFAWEWHISGIPGKDPIFPKRWLFDRPWLGILLSSFVIGAPYNVVLVYVPQQAQLLLDKTPLDAGIYLIGYSAIAAFAAAVVNIASSRGRIPFIYTLFVGCTVHTVGIGLLSTIATSRGFHAADIGYLVIAGTGMGLTMGILVLSTPYIVEDRDLAIATGTVVQIRFLGGAIGLAIASNILNGRLAKRLRGVMTSHELHLFLENVRLKNTLSPEIQEEVKSVLASSFNTQLLVMVGFAAAQLPATLLLLKAGRQLAAHKYSGKNSG, encoded by the exons ATGTCTAGTCACATCAAGTTCGCAGAGGCGACCTTCGAAAAAGCTAGCAAAGACCGCATTAGGGGGCTCGGCCAGGAAAATGGGTCGGCACAGAGAGCGTCTTCTCCAGGAAGTGAAATTGTTTACCCGACAGGATGGAGGCTGATGTTTACCGCCACGGG ACTCTTGATTGGATTCTTTCTATCTAATTTGGACGTCACAATTGTAAGCTCGGCTCTCACGGGCATCACCGATGATCTGGAAGGCTTCGAGAAGAGAAGCTGGATAATTACTGGATATCTGGCCACTTACACAG GGTCTATGGCAATATGGACGAAAGTGAGCGATATAGTCGGCAGGAAACAAACCACAATCGCTGCCCTTGTAATTCTCCTCGCATTTTCTATCGGGTGTGGGTTTGCTCAGACAGTTAACCAGCT CATAACATTCCGAGCACTCCAAGGAATTGGGGGTGCTGGTACATACGCCTTGACAATCCTATGTGTCTACGAGATAGCTCCTAAAACGAAGCTTCCCATTTACAGCAGTCTCATGTCAttttgtcttgtttttgCATCTTTGATAGGCCCGATCATTGGGGGTGCTCTTGCAGAAGACTCGACGTGGCGATGGACTTTTTTCGTCAA TGCACCGTTGTGCGTCATTGCGATGGTTGTCATCATCGTTGCGATGCCCAAGCACTTCGGTCTTGATCAGCACACTCCTTCATTTCGAACACGAGCCTCCTATCGCTCATTTGCTAATCTCGATATACTGGGATCACTTTTGATGATGGCTGGCTCATTTTTGATAGTCGCCGTCTTGAACGAAACCAATCTGGCATTCTCATGGTCCTCGAGGGACGCAATTGCGCTCCTCGTGCTCACGGGCGTTTCCTGGATTGCTTTCTTTGCTTGGGAATGGCATATCTCAGGCATCCCGGGTAAAGACCCCATATTTCCCAAGCGTTGGCTTTTCGATCGTCCGTGGCTGGGAATACTTCT TTCTTCTTTTGTCATTGGCGCACCATACAACGTCGTTCTAGTATATGTTCCCCAGCAAGCCCAGCTTCTGTTGGACAAAACGCCCTTGGATGCCGGTATCTATTTGATTGGGTATTCCGCTATTGCGGCTTTTGCAGCGGCTGTTGTCAACATCGCCAGCTCTAGGGGACGTATCCCGTTTATTTATACTCTGTTCGTGGGCTGCACAGTTCACACTGTCGGAATTGGGCTTCTTTCAACCATTGCCACTTCTAGAGGCTTTCACGCAGCCGATATTGGCTACCTAGTCATTGCTGGGACAGGAATGGGTCTGACAATGGGCATCCTCGTGCTATCGACGCCATACATAGTCGAAGATAGAGACCTGG CAATTGCCACTGGTACTGTAGTCCAGATTCGCTTCCTTGGCGGTGCCATTGGTCTTGCCATTGCATCTAATATACTGAATGGCCGTCTAGCGAAGCGTTTGCGCGGTGTCATGACGTCGCATGAACTGCACCTCTTTCTTGAGAATGTGAGATTGAAAAACACTCTTTCTCCCGAAATCCAGGAGGAGGTGAAAAGTGTTCTAGCTAGTAGTTTCAATACGCAGCTGCTTGTCATGGTCGGATTTGCGGCTGCTCAGCTACCGGCGACTCTACTACTGCTAAAGGCAGGCCGGCAGCTTGCAGCCCATAAATACTCGGGGAAGAACTCAGGGTGA
- a CDS encoding Tyrosine decarboxylase, putative produces the protein MQNQFHQDIWKATQGRWDSSILPSTESLVRARASLPLALPDTGSSLESVQQHIVDDIVPAFNGASLSANYYGFITGGTTPAALFADNVVSAYDQNVQVHLPNHSIVTDVEYNALGLLLDLFQLDRSIWHNGTFTTGATGSNILGLACGREFILQKAAQRKGCHLQSVGEEGLFEVLNALEFSGVQVLSTLPHSSLVKAAGVLGIGRSNVHNICRADDPLRFDIDKLQKELARTDKVSIVVLSCGEVNTGRFATSGADLREIRQLCDKYGAWMHADGAFGIFARVLGDSPEFSTIKQGCEGIDLVDSITGDGHKLLNVPYDCGFFFTRHPNVASHVFQNANAAYLAAGNSEGPSIPSPLNIGIENSRRFRALPVYASLLSYGKSGYQEMLERQIRLARKIYGWVFEHPGYTALPEALSKSELLDRTFMTVLFRANDEVLNRELGSKINESSRMFVSGTSWDGAPACRIAISNWRVDVERDFVLVTDVLAKVAQG, from the coding sequence ATGCAGAACCAATTCCATCAAGACATTTGGAAGGCTACTCAGGGACGGTGGGACTCAAGCATTCTCCCTAGCACTGAGAGCCTGGTCCGAGCTAGGGCTTCTCTTCCCTTGGCACTTCCGGACACAGGATCCAGTCTCGAATCTGTCCAGCAACACATTGTCGATGATATTGTCCCGGCATTCAACGGAGCAAGCTTAAGTGCTAACTACTATGGCTTCATCACTGGCGGAACTACCCCGGCAGCGCTCTTCGCGGACAACGTTGTGTCTGCTTACGACCAGAACGTCCAGGTGCATCTCCCAAATCACTCGATTGTCACCGATGTGGAGTACAACGCACTCGGTCTCCTTCTAGACCTCTTCCAACTAGATCGGTCTATCTGGCATAATGGAACTTTCACTACCGGTGCCACGGGGAGCAACATCCTCGGCCTAGCATGTGGGCGCGAGTTTATTTTGCAGAAGGCGGCGCAAAGAAAGGGCTGTCATCTTCAGAGTGTTGGTGAAGAGGGCTTGTTCGAGGTATTGAATGCACTGGAATTTTCTGGGGTTCAAGTGTTATCCACGCTGCCACACTCGTCCCTCGTGAAGGCTGCTGGTGTGCTAGGCATCGGTCGTTCCAACGTACACAACATCTGCCGAGCCGACGACCCGCTCCGATTTGATATTGATAAGCTCCAAAAAGAACTTGCGAGAACAGACAAGGTCAGCATCGTTGTATTATCTTGTGGAGAGGTTAATACCGGTCGTTTTGCAACAAGTGGTGCGGATTTGAGAGAAATACGCCAGCTATGCGACAAGTACGGAGCCTGGATGCATGCCGATGGAGCATTTGGAATCTTTGCTCGTGTGCTTGGTGATAGCCCGGAGTTTTCAACTATTAAGCAGGGCTGCGAAGGAATAGATCTGGTCGACTCGATTACCGGTGACGGCCACAAGCTTCTCAACGTTCCCTACGACTGTGGCTTTTTCTTTACTCGACACCCGAATGTGGCATCGCACGTATTCCAAAATGCGAATGCTGCCTATCTAGCTGCTGGAAACTCCGAGGGTCCTTCCATCCCATCGCCTTTAAACATCGGAATTGAAAATTCTCGTCGATTCAGAGCGTTGCCGGTCTATGCATCGCTGTTGTCATATGGCAAATCTGGATATCAAGAAATGCTGGAGCGTCAGATAAGGCTTGCCCGGAAAATCTACGGATGGGTCTTCGAGCATCCTGGGTACACGGCCTTGCCAGAAGCATTGTCCAAATCGGAACTGCTCGATCGGACATTTATGACTGTTTTGTTTCGTGCAAATGATGAGGTCTTGAACCGCGAGCTAGGAAGCAAGATCAATGAGAGTTCGCGAATGTTCGTCTCGGGTACCAGCTGGGATGGAGCCCCTGCTTGCCGTATTGCAATCTCGAATTGGCGAGTCGACGTGGAGCGAGACTTTGTGCTGGTAACTGACGTGTTGGCAAAGGTTGCCCAGGGCTAA
- a CDS encoding Kelch repeats protein, putative, whose translation MAKKNKKSAEHKDRVAAKQSKKSAQKEKKSKAKGKDADSDAEDADLDAILAQYAEEQAKFLKVTEVHSEPPVPRSSSTVLASPSNRNELLLFGGEYFDGTHATFFNNLFVYLIDRGEWREVTSPNSPLPRSGHAWCRGGNSGGIYMFGGEFSSPKQGTFYHYNDFWHLDTATREWSRLEVKGKGPPARSGHRMTYFKNYIILFGGFQDTSQQTKYLQDLWIYDCNQYTWSNPTLTIASQKPDPRSSFSLLPHETGAVLYGGYSRVKAAAGGGKQGKGGGPQKMALRPMVHQDTWFLRITPPAAEAPSSTAPTVRWERRKKPANTPNPPRVGTTMAYHKGRGIMFGGVHDVELTEEGIDSEFFDTLFAWTTDRNRFFPLSLRRPRAPGKKQQANQNAKSKNRGKADEEELLANLKALEAKVGIRDNDDDDIETSTPQPEEPVEPAKPSVVRFEMPHRRFNAQLAVQDDTLFIFGGTFEKGDREFTFDDMYSIDLVKLDGVKEIFYREPENWNLLNEAEDSDEDMDDEDDDDELDEDDEADTEAMSLDAPSPAPTDVAVPSIAKDMEQLEVEEPEEQNVNDSRPLPRPFESLREFFSRTSEEWQNIMMEVVKEREQSGEKSIKELRKAAFSMAEEKWWDSREEIMALEDEQEAAGIGEVVSMSDRTENVGGAGRRR comes from the exons ATGGCCAAAAAGAATAAGAAGTCCGCCGAGCACAAGGATCGTGTAGCGGcgaagcagtcaaagaagtctgcgcagaaagaaaagaaatccaAAGCCAAGGGCAAGGACGCAGACAGCGATGCTGAAGACGCAGATTTAGATGCCATTTTGGCCCAGTACGCCGAAGAACAGGCCAAATTCTTGAAGGTCACCGAGGTTCATTCCGAGCCGCCGGTCCCGCGCTCGTCTTCAACCGTGCTAGCATCTCCATCGAATCGAAATGAGCTGTTGCTTTTCGGTGGAGAGTACTTTGACGGGACGCATGCCACTTTCTTCAATAACCTTTTCGTCTATTTGATTGATCGCGGCGAATGGAGGGAGGTGACTAGTCCCAACAGTCCTCTTCCTCGAAGTGGTCATGCATGGTGTCGGGGAGGAAACTCTGGGGGCATTTATATGTTTGGAG GAGAGTTCTCGTCGCCGAAGCAAGGCACTTTCTACCACTACAACGATTTTTGGCACTTAGACACAGCTACAAGAGAATGGTCCCGTCTCGAGGTCAAAGGCAAAGGTCCTCCTGCTAGAAGTGGTCACCGTATGACCTATTTCAAG AACTACATCATCCTCTTTGGTGGATTCCAAGACACCTCTCAACAGACTAAGTACCTGCAGGACCTGTGGATCTATGATTGCAATCAGTATACCTGGTCCAACCCCACGTTGACCATTGCGTCTCAAAAGCCCGATCCTCGCTCGTCGTTCTCCCTGTTACCGCACGAAACCGGTGCTGTTCTTTACGGAGGTTACTCTCGAGTGAAGGCAGCTGCGGGTGGTGGTAAGCAAGGCAAAGGCGGTGGTCCTCAGAAGATGGCTCTCCGGCCCATGGTGCACCAGGATACTTGGTTCTTGAGGATCACACCCCCTGCAGCTGAGGCCCCATCATCAACAGCACCCACAGTCCGATGGGAGCGACGAAAGAAGCCAGCTAATACGCCCAATCCGCCTCGTGTTGGCACTACCATGGCATATCACAAAGGCCGAGGAATTATGTTTGGTGGTGTCCATGACGTGGAACTAACTGAGGAGGGCATTGACAGCGAGTTCTTCGACACTCTCTTTGCTTGGACCACTGACAGGAACCGTTTCTTCCCTTTGAGTCTGCGACGTCCCCGCGCGCCTGGTAAAAAACAGCAGGCAAATCAAAACGCAAAGTCTAAAAATAGGGGCAAGGCGGACGAGGAAGAGCTCTTGGCAAATCTTAAAGCCCTCGAAGCTAAAGTTGGAATTCGGGACAATGACGACGATGATATAGAAACAAGCACGCCCCAACCAGAGGAGCCTGTGGAACCTGCAAAGCCCTCAGTTGTGCGCTTCGAAATGCCCCACCGGCGATTCAACGCCCAGCTGGCAGTGCAAGATGATACCTTATTCATCTTTGGTGGCACGTTTGAAAAGGGTGACCGAGAATTCACTTTTGACGATATGTATTCAATCGATCTAGTGAAACTAGACGGCGTCAAAGAGATATTCTATAGGGAGCCCGAGAATTGGAACCTCTTGAACGAAGCCGAAGACAGTGATGAGGATATggatgacgaagatgacgacgacgaattggatgaagacgatgaggCTGACACCGAAGCGATGTCTCTTGATGCTCCTTCGCCTGCCCCAACAGATGTAGCGGTGCCATCTATTGCGAAGGACATGGAACAACTCGAAGTTGAGGAGCCAGAAGAGCAAAATGTCAATGACAGCCGACCTTTGCCTCGGCCGTTCGAGAGCTTGCGAGAGTTCTTCAGCCGCACTTCTGAAGAATGGCAGAATATCATGATGGAAGTTGTCAAGGAGAGGGAACAGTCCGGTGAGAAGTCAATCAAGGAACTGCGCAAGGCAGCTTTCTCTATGGCCGAAGAAAAGTGGTGGGATAGCCGAGAGGAGATCATGGCTCTGGAAGATGAGCAAGAAGCCGCGGGCATTGGAGAGGTTGTTAGCATGTCGGACCGTACTGAGAACGTGGGAGGAGCTGGTCGTCGCCGCTGA